The following coding sequences are from one Streptomyces sp. V3I7 window:
- the tkt gene encoding transketolase encodes MSPQTSDSFEWTDLDRRAVDTARLLAADAVQQVGNGHPGTAMSLAPAAYTIFQKVMRHDPSDPEWTGRDRFVLSPGHTSLTLYTQLYLAGYELELDDLKAFRTQGSKTPGHPEYGHTAGVETTTGPLGQGAANAVGMAMAARYERGLFDPDAPAGESPFDHTIWAIVSDGDLEEGVSAEASSLAGHQKLGNLVFLYDDNHISIEGDTATAFSEDVLKRYEAYGWHTQRIEPAENGDIDVHALYTALKAAQAETERPSIISMRTIIAWPAPNAQNTEASHGSALGDEEIAATKRVLGFDPERTFQVDDEVIAHTRRAQDRGAEARATWNKQIAEWRTAKPEQARLFDRVVAGQLPEGWEDTLPVFEEGKSVATRAASGKVLQALGAVMPELWGGSADLAGSNNTTIDKTSSFLPTGNPLPEADPYGRTVHFGIREFSMAAEMNGIALHGNTRIYGGTFLVFSDYMRNAVRMSALMQLPVTYVWTHDSIGLGEDGPTHQPVEHLASLRAIPGLNIVRPADANETAVAWAEIMRRHSAKPAPHGLALSRQGLPTYPLDEDAAKGGYVLLDASTGTPDVLLIATGSEVQLAVAAREALEAEGIGTRVVSMPSVEWFEEQPREYRERVLPPSVRARVAIEAGIGLTWYRYVGDAGRIVSLEHFGASADAKTLFAEFGFTPENVVAVARESLAAARA; translated from the coding sequence ATGAGCCCGCAGACCTCCGACAGCTTCGAGTGGACCGACCTCGACCGGCGTGCCGTGGACACCGCCCGCCTTCTCGCGGCCGATGCCGTGCAGCAGGTCGGGAACGGGCACCCCGGCACGGCGATGAGCCTCGCTCCCGCCGCGTACACGATCTTTCAGAAGGTGATGCGCCACGACCCCTCGGACCCGGAGTGGACTGGTCGTGACCGCTTCGTACTCTCTCCCGGCCACACCTCGCTGACCCTGTACACGCAGCTGTACCTCGCCGGGTACGAGCTGGAGCTCGACGACCTGAAGGCGTTCCGCACGCAGGGCTCGAAGACCCCGGGTCACCCCGAGTACGGTCACACCGCGGGCGTCGAGACCACCACCGGCCCGCTCGGCCAGGGTGCCGCGAACGCCGTCGGCATGGCGATGGCCGCCCGCTACGAGCGCGGTCTTTTCGACCCGGACGCCCCTGCGGGCGAGTCCCCCTTCGACCACACCATCTGGGCGATCGTCTCCGACGGCGACCTGGAGGAGGGCGTCTCCGCCGAGGCCTCCTCCCTGGCCGGCCACCAGAAGCTCGGCAACCTCGTCTTCCTCTACGACGACAACCACATCTCGATCGAGGGCGACACCGCGACCGCCTTCTCCGAGGACGTGCTGAAGCGGTACGAGGCGTACGGCTGGCACACGCAGCGCATCGAGCCCGCCGAGAACGGCGACATCGACGTCCACGCGCTGTACACGGCGCTCAAGGCGGCGCAGGCTGAGACCGAGCGCCCCTCGATCATCTCGATGCGCACGATCATCGCCTGGCCGGCCCCGAACGCGCAGAACACCGAGGCCTCCCACGGCTCGGCGCTCGGCGACGAGGAGATCGCCGCCACCAAGCGCGTCCTCGGCTTCGACCCGGAGCGCACCTTCCAGGTCGACGACGAGGTCATCGCCCACACCCGCCGGGCCCAGGACCGCGGCGCCGAGGCCCGCGCGACCTGGAACAAGCAGATCGCCGAGTGGCGCACCGCCAAGCCCGAGCAGGCGCGGCTCTTCGACCGCGTCGTCGCCGGCCAGCTCCCCGAGGGCTGGGAGGACACCCTGCCGGTCTTCGAGGAGGGCAAGTCGGTCGCGACCCGTGCCGCCTCGGGCAAGGTGCTCCAGGCGCTCGGCGCGGTCATGCCCGAGCTGTGGGGCGGCTCCGCCGACCTCGCCGGCTCGAACAACACCACGATCGACAAGACGTCGTCGTTCCTGCCGACGGGCAACCCGCTGCCGGAGGCCGACCCGTACGGCCGTACCGTCCACTTCGGCATCCGCGAGTTCTCGATGGCCGCGGAGATGAACGGCATCGCGCTGCACGGCAACACCCGCATCTACGGCGGCACGTTCCTCGTGTTCTCCGACTACATGCGCAACGCCGTCCGCATGTCGGCGCTGATGCAGCTGCCGGTCACGTACGTCTGGACGCACGACTCCATCGGCCTCGGCGAGGACGGCCCGACCCACCAGCCGGTCGAGCACCTGGCCTCCCTGCGCGCCATCCCGGGCCTGAACATCGTCCGCCCGGCCGACGCCAACGAGACCGCGGTCGCGTGGGCCGAGATCATGCGCCGCCACTCCGCCAAGCCGGCGCCGCACGGCCTCGCGCTCAGCCGGCAGGGCCTGCCGACGTACCCGCTCGACGAGGACGCCGCCAAGGGCGGTTACGTCCTGCTCGACGCGTCCACCGGCACCCCGGACGTCCTCCTGATCGCCACCGGCTCCGAGGTGCAGCTGGCCGTGGCCGCCCGCGAGGCGCTGGAGGCCGAGGGGATCGGGACCCGTGTGGTGTCGATGCCGTCCGTCGAGTGGTTCGAGGAGCAGCCGCGCGAGTACCGCGAGCGCGTTCTTCCGCCGTCCGTGCGGGCCCGCGTCGCAATCGAGGCCGGGATCGGCCTCACGTGGTACCGCTACGTAGGTGACGCAGGACGCATCGTCTCCCTCGAGCACTTCGGCGCCTCCGCCGACGCCAAGACCCTGTTCGCCGAGTTCGGCTTCACCCCCGAGAACGTCGTCGCCGTCGCCCGGGAATCCCTGGCCGCCGCGCGTGCCTGA
- a CDS encoding AraC family transcriptional regulator, whose translation MAGNTRHGAGGAPGGAEGIKTFPFPVDLSVGGVGMQIGPMQAERTWHSDVPLHRVHRIDFHVVMLFDDGPVRHMIDFAEYEARAGDLLWIRPGQVHRFSPTSEYRGTVLTMQPGFLPRSTVEATGLYRYDQPPLLHPDPDQLDALRACLAQLQREYEDTATLPLSLHTAVLRHSLTATLLRLAHLAASSAEAARQQGDTLFTLFRDAVEKGFPTNHSVSAYADTLGYSRRTLVRAVRAATGQTPKGFIDKRVVLEAKRLLAHTDMPIGRVGAAIGFPDAANFSKFFHLHTGQTPVAFRAELS comes from the coding sequence ATGGCGGGCAATACGAGGCATGGCGCGGGCGGGGCCCCAGGCGGCGCTGAAGGGATCAAAACCTTCCCCTTCCCGGTCGACCTGAGCGTCGGCGGTGTCGGCATGCAGATCGGCCCCATGCAGGCCGAGCGCACCTGGCACTCGGACGTCCCGCTGCACCGCGTCCACCGCATCGACTTCCACGTGGTCATGCTCTTCGACGACGGCCCCGTACGCCACATGATCGACTTCGCCGAGTACGAGGCGCGGGCCGGCGACCTGCTGTGGATCCGCCCCGGACAGGTCCACCGCTTCTCCCCCACCAGTGAGTACCGCGGAACCGTCCTCACCATGCAGCCCGGTTTCCTGCCCCGCTCAACCGTGGAGGCGACCGGCCTCTACCGCTACGACCAGCCGCCGCTGCTCCACCCCGACCCGGACCAGCTCGACGCCCTGCGCGCCTGTCTCGCCCAGCTGCAACGCGAGTACGAGGACACCGCGACCCTCCCGCTGAGCCTGCACACCGCGGTCCTGCGCCACTCGTTGACCGCCACCCTCCTGCGCCTGGCCCACCTCGCGGCCAGCTCCGCCGAGGCCGCCCGGCAGCAGGGCGACACCCTCTTCACCCTCTTCCGGGACGCGGTCGAGAAGGGCTTCCCCACCAACCACAGCGTCAGCGCCTACGCCGACACTCTCGGCTACTCCCGCCGCACCCTCGTCCGCGCGGTGCGCGCCGCCACCGGCCAGACTCCCAAGGGCTTCATCGACAAACGCGTCGTCCTGGAGGCCAAGCGCCTCCTCGCCCACACGGACATGCCGATCGGCCGGGTCGGCGCGGCCATCGGCTTCCCCGACGCGGCGAACTTCTCCAAGTTCTTCCACCTGCACACCGGACAGACGCCGGTGGCGTTCCGGGCGGAGCTGAGTTAG
- a CDS encoding glycoside hydrolase family 16 protein: MNETSGTRTRTRIRLPRRNRLRRTLAATLGALTLTLAATLPANASAPTPPAGWSQVFLDDFNGSAGAGVNTSNWQYDTGTSYPGGPANWGTGEVETMTSSTSNVSLDGNGNLQITPRRDGSGHWTSGRIESTRADFQPPAGGKLRVQARIQMPNVTGAAAKGYWPAFWMLGGPYRGNYQNWPAVGELDIMENVQGFNTNWSTMHCGTNPGGPCNETSGIGASTPCPGATCQAGFHTYAMEWDRSTSPQEIRFYVDGSNFHTVRADQVDATTWANATNHGYFLILNVAMGGGFPGAFGGGPDGGTEPGHPMVVDYVQVLQSDGGGTTPPPTGNRDAYSTIQAESYDSQSGVSTEATSDSGGGQNIGWLANGDWAQYKGVNFGSTPATQFRARVASGAPAGVSGLIEVRLDSRTNAPIGSFALANTGGWQAWQTVPANISSVTGTHDVYLTFTSGQPADFANLNWFTFGH; the protein is encoded by the coding sequence ATGAACGAAACCTCCGGTACGCGCACCCGCACCCGTATACGCCTCCCCAGACGGAACCGTCTCCGCCGCACCCTCGCCGCCACCCTCGGCGCCCTCACCCTGACACTGGCCGCCACCCTCCCCGCGAACGCCTCCGCGCCCACACCCCCCGCCGGCTGGTCGCAGGTCTTCCTCGACGACTTCAACGGGTCGGCCGGCGCCGGTGTGAACACCTCCAACTGGCAGTACGACACCGGCACTTCGTACCCGGGTGGCCCCGCCAACTGGGGCACGGGCGAGGTGGAGACGATGACGTCGAGCACCAGCAACGTGTCGCTCGACGGCAACGGCAACCTTCAGATCACCCCGCGCCGCGACGGCTCCGGGCACTGGACCTCCGGGCGGATCGAGAGCACTCGTGCCGACTTCCAGCCCCCGGCCGGTGGCAAGTTGCGCGTGCAGGCGCGGATCCAGATGCCGAACGTGACCGGCGCCGCCGCCAAGGGCTACTGGCCGGCGTTCTGGATGCTGGGCGGCCCCTACCGGGGCAACTACCAGAACTGGCCCGCCGTGGGCGAGCTGGACATCATGGAGAACGTCCAGGGCTTCAACACCAACTGGTCGACGATGCACTGCGGCACCAACCCGGGCGGCCCCTGCAACGAGACCTCCGGCATCGGCGCCTCGACGCCCTGTCCCGGGGCGACGTGCCAGGCCGGCTTCCACACGTACGCGATGGAGTGGGACCGCTCGACCAGCCCCCAGGAGATCCGCTTCTACGTCGACGGCAGCAACTTCCACACCGTGCGGGCCGACCAGGTCGACGCGACGACGTGGGCGAACGCCACCAACCACGGTTACTTCCTGATCCTCAACGTGGCGATGGGCGGCGGCTTCCCGGGCGCGTTCGGCGGCGGTCCGGACGGGGGCACGGAGCCGGGCCACCCGATGGTCGTGGACTACGTCCAGGTGCTCCAGTCCGACGGCGGCGGCACCACTCCCCCGCCCACCGGCAACCGGGACGCCTACAGCACGATCCAGGCGGAGTCGTACGACAGCCAGTCCGGCGTGAGTACCGAGGCGACGTCGGACTCGGGCGGCGGGCAGAACATCGGGTGGCTGGCGAACGGCGACTGGGCCCAGTACAAGGGGGTCAACTTCGGTTCGACGCCCGCCACCCAGTTCCGCGCGCGGGTGGCGAGCGGCGCCCCGGCCGGGGTGAGCGGGCTGATCGAGGTGCGCCTCGACAGCCGTACGAACGCACCCATCGGCAGCTTCGCGCTCGCCAACACCGGTGGCTGGCAGGCGTGGCAGACCGTCCCGGCGAACATCAGCTCCGTGACCGGAACCCACGACGTCTATCTGACCTTCACCAGCGGACAGCCGGCCGACTTCGCGAACCTGAACTGGTTCACCTTCGGCCACTGA
- a CDS encoding nucleotidyltransferase domain-containing protein, giving the protein MNANTPGNPAAQALRLVTSRFPHALGAVLGGSVAQGRASASSDLDVAVLLPDSETSRREVIRHEGRLAELFLNSLDDIPEFFEWDRARRRGTVLFIYDQGMPLLDPHGHLSRTREQARAVLAAGPPPLAPAEWQRGRYGLTCFMDDLLDTPPTDRFEQLALADFTLREAAHLLTAHHGAWEGIGKWLPRRLLEADPVRGKALLEGHLAVAAQADPAPLAAAAEQVLDLLGGPLREGYVQPWPI; this is encoded by the coding sequence ATGAACGCGAACACCCCGGGGAATCCCGCCGCCCAGGCCCTGCGTCTGGTCACGAGCCGCTTCCCGCACGCCCTGGGCGCGGTGCTGGGCGGCTCGGTCGCGCAAGGCCGCGCCTCGGCGAGCAGCGACCTGGACGTGGCCGTGCTCCTGCCGGACTCGGAGACCAGCCGCCGTGAAGTCATACGGCACGAGGGGCGGTTGGCGGAGCTGTTCCTGAACAGCCTCGACGACATACCGGAGTTCTTCGAGTGGGACCGTGCCCGTCGCCGGGGCACGGTCCTTTTCATCTATGACCAGGGGATGCCTCTGCTCGATCCCCACGGTCATCTGTCCCGAACACGCGAACAGGCGCGGGCGGTTCTCGCCGCCGGCCCTCCTCCGCTCGCCCCCGCCGAGTGGCAGCGCGGGCGCTACGGGCTCACCTGTTTCATGGACGACCTGCTCGACACCCCGCCCACCGACCGGTTCGAGCAGCTCGCGCTCGCCGACTTCACTCTGCGCGAGGCGGCACATCTCCTCACCGCGCACCACGGCGCGTGGGAAGGCATCGGCAAGTGGCTGCCGCGCAGGCTGCTGGAGGCCGACCCGGTCCGGGGCAAGGCCCTGCTGGAGGGGCATCTGGCCGTGGCCGCGCAGGCCGACCCGGCTCCGCTCGCCGCCGCGGCCGAGCAGGTTCTCGACCTTCTCGGCGGGCCGTTGCGGGAGGGGTACGTGCAGCCCTGGCCCATATGA
- a CDS encoding GNAT family N-acetyltransferase, giving the protein MSLPLGPYLSPVLTTTSATNAPPPTRTSPTTPSYQQHGPLRLFVRGRLRRALCGRIESVGLPVLERPLMVLDPGHPLAPPPLPDGVTIRALTADDPALPAALALPRLAFAAATSTADRPELRLITEELTQDGTVETVRPSLRAGHKVLVAALAPDGTPLACGHYHPANGTTEISGVGTLPTARRQGLAAAVTAALATHARNHGVRTVFLAYAEDRVARIYARLGFRSADTTLLIANQPARS; this is encoded by the coding sequence ATGAGCTTGCCACTGGGCCCGTACCTGAGCCCGGTCCTGACGACGACCTCCGCCACCAACGCTCCACCTCCGACTCGCACATCACCGACCACGCCAAGCTACCAACAACACGGCCCGCTGCGGCTGTTCGTACGTGGCCGCCTGCGGCGGGCGCTGTGCGGCCGTATCGAGTCCGTCGGACTTCCGGTGCTGGAACGCCCGTTGATGGTCCTCGACCCCGGACACCCCCTGGCGCCGCCGCCCCTCCCCGACGGCGTCACGATCCGCGCTCTGACCGCCGACGATCCGGCGCTGCCCGCCGCCCTCGCCCTCCCCCGCCTGGCCTTCGCAGCCGCGACCAGCACCGCCGATCGACCGGAACTGCGGCTCATCACGGAGGAGTTGACCCAAGACGGTACCGTCGAGACGGTCCGCCCCAGCCTCCGCGCCGGTCACAAGGTCCTCGTCGCCGCGCTCGCCCCGGACGGTACGCCCCTCGCCTGCGGCCACTACCACCCCGCGAACGGCACCACCGAGATCAGCGGCGTCGGCACCCTTCCCACCGCCCGCCGCCAGGGCCTGGCCGCCGCCGTCACGGCGGCCCTGGCCACCCACGCCCGCAACCACGGCGTACGCACCGTCTTTCTCGCCTACGCCGAGGACCGGGTCGCTCGCATCTATGCCCGCCTGGGCTTCCGCTCCGCGGACACCACCCTGCTCATCGCCAATCAGCCCGCTCGGTCCTGA
- a CDS encoding alpha/beta hydrolase: MDVYQPAGASQPAPAILLWHGRGPDERDVLAPLARAAAERGIVVLVPDWRPDAPDGGRAHLRESVAFVRQNVAGFGGDPERVVLAGWSLGGKAAVAATVNPTAFGENWRPQAVVGIAGLYGSSAPSTGTAPIDDLRAGAALPPVPVWLVHGTTDDVVDAERSRELRTVLEEQGWPVTLHEVTADHAGVVLTEFVPGRDRCLPSTVEQVIEAGSVTVDVLARAAEVLLIAE, translated from the coding sequence ATGGACGTCTATCAGCCCGCCGGCGCGTCGCAGCCCGCGCCCGCGATCCTGCTCTGGCACGGCCGCGGCCCCGACGAGAGGGACGTCCTCGCACCGCTGGCCCGTGCCGCGGCGGAGCGGGGCATCGTCGTCCTGGTACCGGACTGGCGCCCCGACGCCCCCGACGGCGGGCGAGCCCACCTGAGGGAATCGGTCGCCTTCGTCCGGCAGAACGTGGCCGGCTTCGGCGGTGATCCCGAGCGCGTGGTGCTCGCCGGCTGGTCGCTGGGCGGCAAGGCCGCCGTGGCCGCCACCGTGAACCCCACCGCCTTCGGTGAGAACTGGCGGCCGCAGGCGGTGGTGGGAATCGCCGGGTTGTACGGATCATCGGCGCCCAGCACCGGAACCGCTCCGATCGACGACCTCCGCGCCGGCGCTGCCCTGCCCCCTGTGCCGGTGTGGCTGGTGCACGGCACCACCGACGACGTGGTCGACGCGGAGCGCTCGCGCGAACTGCGCACGGTCCTTGAGGAGCAGGGCTGGCCGGTGACGCTCCACGAGGTCACGGCCGATCACGCCGGCGTCGTCCTGACGGAGTTCGTCCCCGGGCGGGACCGGTGCCTGCCCAGCACCGTCGAGCAGGTGATCGAGGCGGGGTCCGTGACCGTCGACGTACTGGCGCGCGCCGCTGAAGTCCTCCTCATCGCGGAGTAG
- a CDS encoding phosphodiester glycosidase family protein yields MGHKDTRYAGRARVLLSAATVCAVVALGGVWQSAQAADGVQQSAEGVTWTTKYVAPGVQVRSATIENGDARPVWTVTVQAPATSRLTGAATWAAVGPRSWADDTAAKLRTAGFAPRVETVRWPRYADTPHGDMGQRVRVGSYATQADAQSAATKITAGFHPAVTWTGYDAEQPADRENVHVAVIDPRRFTGTVEGTHDGNVAQRVTTSSVAAKLGSLVGVNAGFFVTSDADGVQGTQSGLSADRGELQSMAAGSRASLIIADGGRHVRVADLTTTVTVRASKAVTYQAQGINRVPGLVRDCGRPGASPSELPWQDVTCHASDELVLFTDEFGAPLPTGPGTQVVLDADGHVVSAGSRGGSVPAHGRVLQGIGSAGDWLTAHARTGQRIGVDEDVRDTNGKRVELDQDDSIVSAAPTLVTNGRNHIDAAAEGVLDPKDLSFGYAWSNVRQPRTMAGVDAAGRLILATVDGRQTDGSEGFTLEEAADFMRSIDAVDALNLDGGGSTAMAVGGVLVNHPSDATGERAVGGTIQVLPGRTD; encoded by the coding sequence ATGGGTCACAAGGACACCCGGTACGCCGGACGGGCACGCGTCCTGCTGAGCGCCGCCACGGTGTGTGCTGTCGTCGCCTTGGGCGGCGTCTGGCAGTCGGCGCAGGCCGCGGACGGCGTGCAGCAGTCCGCAGAAGGCGTGACGTGGACGACCAAGTACGTCGCTCCGGGCGTCCAAGTGCGCAGCGCCACCATCGAGAACGGCGACGCCCGGCCGGTCTGGACGGTCACCGTCCAGGCCCCGGCCACGAGCCGCCTCACCGGCGCCGCGACCTGGGCGGCGGTCGGGCCGCGGTCCTGGGCCGACGACACGGCGGCGAAGTTGCGCACCGCCGGCTTCGCGCCGCGCGTGGAGACGGTGCGCTGGCCCCGCTACGCCGACACCCCGCACGGGGACATGGGTCAGCGAGTGCGCGTCGGCTCGTACGCCACCCAGGCGGACGCCCAGAGTGCCGCCACGAAGATCACCGCGGGCTTCCACCCCGCCGTCACCTGGACCGGCTACGACGCCGAGCAACCCGCCGACCGCGAGAACGTGCACGTCGCGGTCATCGACCCGCGCAGGTTCACCGGGACCGTCGAGGGCACCCATGACGGCAACGTCGCCCAGCGCGTCACCACATCGTCGGTCGCCGCGAAGCTGGGCTCCCTGGTGGGGGTCAACGCGGGCTTCTTCGTCACGTCCGACGCCGACGGCGTGCAGGGCACGCAGTCGGGCCTCAGCGCGGACCGCGGCGAACTGCAGTCGATGGCCGCCGGGTCGCGCGCGTCGCTGATCATCGCAGACGGCGGCCGGCACGTACGGGTGGCGGACCTGACGACGACCGTCACGGTACGCGCGAGCAAGGCCGTCACGTACCAGGCGCAGGGCATCAACCGGGTGCCCGGTCTCGTCCGGGACTGCGGACGACCGGGAGCGTCCCCGAGTGAACTGCCCTGGCAGGACGTGACCTGTCACGCGAGCGACGAACTGGTGCTGTTCACCGACGAGTTCGGCGCGCCATTGCCCACCGGACCCGGCACGCAGGTAGTGCTGGATGCCGACGGGCATGTGGTGTCGGCGGGTTCGCGGGGTGGCTCCGTCCCGGCGCATGGCCGGGTGCTCCAGGGCATCGGCTCGGCCGGCGACTGGCTGACGGCTCACGCCCGCACGGGACAGCGGATCGGCGTGGACGAGGATGTCCGCGACACGAACGGCAAGCGCGTGGAGCTCGACCAGGACGACAGCATCGTCAGCGCCGCCCCCACCCTCGTGACGAACGGCCGTAACCACATCGACGCGGCCGCCGAGGGCGTCCTCGACCCGAAGGACCTTTCCTTCGGCTACGCCTGGTCGAACGTCCGCCAGCCACGCACCATGGCCGGCGTCGACGCCGCGGGCAGACTGATCCTCGCCACGGTGGACGGCCGCCAGACCGACGGCAGCGAGGGCTTCACCCTCGAAGAAGCCGCCGACTTCATGCGCTCCATCGACGCCGTGGACGCCCTCAACCTCGACGGCGGCGGCTCAACCGCCATGGCGGTGGGCGGCGTTCTCGTCAACCACCCGTCGGACGCGACGGGCGAGCGCGCGGTGGGCGGCACGATCCAGGTACTGCCCGGCCGCACCGACTGA
- a CDS encoding DUF397 domain-containing protein, producing the protein MSSGTSELAWFKSSYSGSQGDDCVEIALSWRKSTYSSGSQGDCVEVATCPGTVHVRDSKDRQGAQLALSPAAWGAFVTYAGRA; encoded by the coding sequence ATGAGCAGCGGCACGTCCGAACTGGCCTGGTTCAAGAGCAGCTACAGCGGCTCGCAGGGCGACGACTGCGTGGAGATCGCCCTCTCCTGGCGCAAGTCCACCTACAGCAGTGGCAGTCAGGGCGACTGCGTCGAGGTCGCCACCTGCCCCGGCACGGTCCACGTCCGCGACTCCAAGGACAGGCAGGGGGCGCAGCTGGCGCTCTCCCCTGCGGCGTGGGGTGCCTTCGTGACGTACGCGGGGCGGGCCTGA
- a CDS encoding M15 family metallopeptidase, with protein sequence MAEIVLMSDPRVAAVPVRECGEGLVDVRRDSPLLVDSRKWHDSAGAFTHLRDGVLGRLLKAQEQLSDGVRLLFVEGYRPPSLQRRYFDKYVAQLRAEHPDWSAGRIRSAASRYVSPPEIAPHSAGAAVDVTLVDADGRELDLGTRMNATPEESDGACYTHADNITPEAGAHRDILGAALTAAGLVNYPTEWWHWSYGDRYWALMTGAEAALYGPTELDGRGPAEAPGSHARG encoded by the coding sequence ATGGCTGAGATCGTGTTGATGTCGGATCCGAGGGTCGCTGCCGTGCCGGTTCGGGAGTGCGGGGAGGGGCTCGTGGACGTCCGGCGGGACAGCCCTCTGCTGGTCGACAGCCGGAAGTGGCATGACTCCGCCGGTGCCTTCACCCACCTGCGGGACGGGGTGCTCGGGCGGCTGCTCAAGGCGCAGGAGCAACTGTCGGACGGCGTGCGGCTGTTGTTCGTCGAGGGGTACCGTCCGCCGTCCCTCCAGCGCCGCTACTTCGACAAGTACGTCGCCCAGTTGCGCGCCGAGCATCCCGACTGGTCCGCCGGACGGATTCGCTCGGCCGCCAGCCGCTACGTCTCCCCGCCCGAGATCGCCCCGCACAGCGCCGGTGCCGCGGTCGACGTCACCCTCGTCGACGCCGACGGGCGCGAACTGGACCTCGGCACCCGGATGAACGCGACCCCCGAGGAGAGCGACGGCGCCTGCTACACGCACGCCGACAACATCACCCCCGAGGCCGGCGCCCACCGCGACATCCTCGGCGCGGCCCTCACGGCCGCCGGGCTCGTCAACTACCCCACGGAGTGGTGGCACTGGTCGTACGGGGACCGGTACTGGGCCCTGATGACCGGAGCGGAGGCGGCCCTCTACGGCCCCACGGAACTCGACGGGCGGGGGCCGGCTGAGGCTCCGGGGTCCCATGCCCGCGGATGA
- a CDS encoding 6-phospho-beta-glucosidase, protein MRLTILGGGGFRVPLVHGALLADRGEGRVTQVVLHDLDAGRLSAVARVLAEQAAGIPDAPQVTATTDLDEALRGADFVFSAIRVGGLEGRAEDERVALAEGVLGQETVGAGGIAYGLRTVPVADDIARRVARLAPDAWVINFTNPAGLVTEAMSRHLGDRVIGICDSPVGLGRRIARVLGAAPQDAWIDYVGLNHLGWVRGLRIGGRDELPRLLVDPALIGSFEEGRLFGTEWIQSLGAVPNEYLHYYYFNREAVRAYQEAAKTRGAFLRDQQATFYEEMSNPRDPSASALLAWERTRAEREATYMAENREAAGAGEREADDLSGGYEKVALALMRAIARDERTTLILNVRNRGTLSALDEDAVIEVPCLVDANGAHPVAVDPLPGHGTGLVCAVKAVEREVLSAAESGSRTTAVKAFALHPLVDSVNVARRLVEGYTQVHPGLAYLK, encoded by the coding sequence GTGAGACTCACGATTCTCGGCGGCGGTGGATTCCGGGTACCCCTTGTCCACGGGGCCCTCCTGGCGGACCGGGGGGAGGGGCGGGTCACGCAGGTCGTGCTGCACGACCTCGACGCCGGGCGGTTGTCCGCGGTGGCCCGGGTCTTGGCCGAGCAGGCCGCCGGCATCCCCGACGCGCCCCAGGTCACCGCCACCACCGACCTCGACGAGGCGCTGCGTGGGGCCGACTTCGTGTTCTCCGCGATCCGGGTCGGCGGGCTGGAGGGGCGCGCCGAGGACGAGCGGGTCGCGCTGGCCGAGGGCGTGCTCGGGCAGGAGACGGTCGGGGCGGGCGGCATCGCGTACGGGCTGCGGACCGTGCCCGTGGCCGACGACATCGCCCGGCGCGTGGCGCGGCTGGCGCCGGACGCCTGGGTCATCAACTTCACCAATCCGGCCGGGCTCGTCACCGAGGCCATGTCCCGCCATCTCGGCGACCGCGTCATCGGCATCTGCGACTCACCGGTCGGACTCGGGCGCCGGATCGCCCGGGTGCTGGGCGCCGCGCCGCAGGACGCCTGGATCGACTACGTCGGCCTCAACCACCTCGGCTGGGTACGGGGGCTCCGCATCGGCGGCCGGGACGAACTGCCGCGCCTGCTCGTCGACCCCGCACTGATCGGATCGTTCGAGGAGGGGCGGCTCTTCGGGACGGAGTGGATCCAGTCCCTCGGTGCCGTTCCCAACGAGTATCTGCACTACTACTACTTCAACCGCGAGGCCGTACGGGCCTATCAGGAGGCCGCCAAGACCCGAGGGGCCTTCCTGCGCGACCAACAGGCCACGTTCTACGAGGAGATGAGCAACCCTCGCGACCCCAGCGCCTCCGCCCTGCTCGCCTGGGAACGGACCCGCGCCGAGCGCGAGGCGACGTACATGGCGGAGAACCGGGAGGCGGCGGGCGCGGGGGAGCGTGAGGCCGACGACCTCTCCGGGGGCTACGAGAAGGTGGCGCTCGCGCTGATGCGGGCCATCGCACGTGACGAGCGGACGACGCTGATCCTCAACGTCCGCAACCGGGGCACGCTTTCGGCGCTGGACGAGGACGCCGTGATCGAGGTCCCGTGTCTCGTCGACGCCAACGGCGCGCATCCCGTCGCGGTCGATCCGTTGCCCGGCCACGGCACGGGGCTGGTCTGCGCGGTCAAGGCGGTCGAGCGTGAGGTGCTGTCGGCGGCCGAGTCCGGCTCCCGTACGACGGCCGTGAAGGCCTTCGCGCTGCACCCGCTGGTCGACTCGGTGAACGTCGCCCGCAGGCTGGTCGAGGGCTACACCCAGGTCCATCCGGGGCTCGCGTATCTGAAGTGA